The segment CGTCACCAGGATGGTGAGCCCGAACATGACGAACAGCCGTCGGCGCAGCCGCGCCCGCACGAAGGACCCCAGCCGCCCCAGGTGCCAGGGCGACGCGCGGTGATGCCGGTGCCTGCCGAAGCCGTGGACATGGGGCGGGATGCAGGGCCCGTCCTCGGAGGAATGCCGACGGCGCCAGCCCATCAGGTGCCCTCTTTCGCGAACACGTAGCCCACGCCGCGCACCGTCTTGATGAGGCGCGTGCCCACGTCGCCCAGCTTCTGGCGCAGGTGGGAGATGTGCACGTCCACCGTGCGCTCGCTCACCACCGTGTCGCCGCGCCCCGCCTCGCCCAGGAGCGCGTCGCGGGGAATCACCCGGCCCGCGCGGCGCACCAGCGCGAGCAGCAGGTCGAACTCCAGGCCCGTCAAATCCACCGCGCGCCCCTCCACCCGCACCTCGCGCCCGGACACGTCGATGGACACCCCGCTGGACTCCAGCCGGTCCGCCACCGACGACGGCTGCGCACGCCGCAGCACCGCGCGCAGGCGGGCGAGCAGCTCCCGGGGGCCGAAGGGCTTGGGCAGGTAGTCGTCCGCGCCCAGCTCCAGGCCCACCACCCGGTCCGTTTCGTCGCCCTTGGCGGTGAGCATCAGCACGGGGATGCGGCTCTTGGCCCGGATGCGCTTGCACACCTCCAGCCCATCCATGCCCGGCATCATCACGTCCAGGAGCACGGCGTCGAAGGCGTTCGCCTCCAGCGCCGCCAGCCCGCGCCCGCCGTCGGGCGCGTGGCTGACGCTGATGCCGTTCTGCCCGAGGTACTCCGCGAGCAGCTCGAACATCCGGGTGTCGTCATCAATGAGCAGGACGCGGGTGGGCATGGGTGGCGTGAATCCTAACGCGCTCCCGGTGCGTCGGCGGGCCCCGACGCGGCCGGGGCCTGCTGCGCGCGCCAGTCCCAGTACGGCGGCGTCCCGTTGCGGTAGCCGGGGCCTCCCCAGCGGCCCTCATGGCAGGACGCGCGGTGGTGGCGGGAAAGGCTCGCGAAGCCGGAGGCGTAGCCTCCGAGGGCACCCGCGGCGAGCAGGACGACGAGCAAGCGGTGTCTCATGGTGGATCTCCAGGAAGAGGTGGGGAAGGAAGGCTCAGATCATCGAAGGGGGCGCGTCGTCGTTGTGGGGACCGCCGCCC is part of the Corallococcus soli genome and harbors:
- a CDS encoding response regulator transcription factor — translated: MPTRVLLIDDDTRMFELLAEYLGQNGISVSHAPDGGRGLAALEANAFDAVLLDVMMPGMDGLEVCKRIRAKSRIPVLMLTAKGDETDRVVGLELGADDYLPKPFGPRELLARLRAVLRRAQPSSVADRLESSGVSIDVSGREVRVEGRAVDLTGLEFDLLLALVRRAGRVIPRDALLGEAGRGDTVVSERTVDVHISHLRQKLGDVGTRLIKTVRGVGYVFAKEGT